Below is a genomic region from Brassica oleracea var. oleracea cultivar TO1000 chromosome C9, BOL, whole genome shotgun sequence.
AAACATATAAACTACTATTTTTGCTCAACTAAAGTTTACATAGTGTTTAGGCTGTAACTGGTAATTAGTAAAAAGAATAGTTGGGATGAAAAGATAATTACTAATAAAATTTGATAGAAATGAAATTAATATTTTATTATTTCACCACTTTTCAACCTCAAATGATTATTTAAATTAAATATTATATTTCATTCAATGATATAAAATAATATGAAATAAAATACTTTGTCATATAACTAATGAATATTACTAACAATATAATAATATAAAAGAAATAAATACTAATGAATATTCATTCAGTGATTTTATTCCATGAGAGTATATCCCAGTTTCACCTTGTATAAAACGATAAGAATATAACAGAAAAGAGCTAAACATGGCTTTCACTAATTTAAAACAAAAAGGTATGCAGTTGCACACTCTGAAAATATTTTCAAAGTTATCAATCTGAAAGATAAGAGTTACTAATTTTTTTTTTAGCTTTAAATTTATTTATTTTTAACTGCTGCCTACCAATTTGATTGTAATAGTAAACTCAAGAAGACTTAGAGCATATGCATTGGTGTACTTGTATTAGGAGTCCTTAGGAGTTAAAAAATATTATTTTTTAACTTTTGAATAGTTAAAGATTATTGTCTTAATCTTACGTCCAATAGTGTTATCCAATCAGAAGTCCTTAGGAATAAAATAATAATATGGCAGTCGTCGGCGTCTTCGCTCTGACATGTGAAATACCTTCTCCCTGGATCTCTCGGTGTGTAAGATGTTGCGACTACAGGGTCACCACCACAGTAACATGTCTTCGGGATTCCTTCTTCGACATCAGGTTGAGGAACGTACTGAACAGGGACTTGAAGGTTCAACCTACTCTGAGCTTCATCGGCATACACATCTGCTTCTTCTTGAAGAAGCCAAGTTAAACTCACTTCTGAAGACGACGGTTGGCTATAGCTATAATCTTGGCCCATGATTCCGTAACCTGAGAGAATAAGATGGAAATTAAACATCAATACTAAATCAATCGAAGGAAAACAAAATCGTATTCAAAGCCTAATCAATTCGAATCGTCATCCCCAAATCATTCGAAACCCTAACTTCAATCGAAATATCCCCAAATCGATTTAAAACTGAAAAGAAACCCTAAATCTCGAGGAGAACAACATCCGACCAAAACAAATCCATAAACGAACGATAGGAGGCTTCGATTTACCTTCGATATCACCAAGTCGTCTGTCGCCTCTTCGATCGCCCGGAGCTTTTTTTTTTTTAATCTCCTTCGCGTTTAATTTTTTTTTTCCTGAACCAAATTCATCCCGACATCGAACCGGGGAAGGGATGACACGTCGGTAAGGATTCAATCCTTCCAGCCTTCTAATTAAGTTACGGTCCTTAATAAACCGTACTTAATTAAATTTTTTTAATTCTATTTTTCCTAAAACCGCGAGCTAAGGACTCAATAAACCGACCGTTGCGGTTGGTCTAAGGGAACTTGTTAAGAAAATCATAACTTGGAATTTAATTTGATTTCCAACAAAGCTGAAAGCTGTGTAATAGTTTTTGATTTTTGATTTGATAAATGTGCGGATGTGCCTTAAAAAGTGAAGAAGAATGACTCTCTCTATCTTCTTATGGATATGGAACTTTTATGATGAAGTGTTATTTAGCCGCCTATTTTGTCTACTTAGCCATCGAGAAACATGCTTTTGTATTTGTAGCAGGCAGATATGCAACTTTCGATAAAAAAAAAATTCAAGAACTTTGAATTTGAAGAAAGGGTGATTAAAATACTTTAACTAGTCAATCCAAAGGTTTCACAATGAATGTGATGTCAAGTATAACTGAAACAAAGGCAAAGTAATAGACTCATAATCTGTTTGTTCAAAAAGAGAGGCAGAGAAACATTGTCCAATCTTCTGCAGGGTACCAAACTCATGTGTGTTGTTTCACCATCTTCATTTCCAGCTGAAGATCCTTCAGAATATGTGCACCAAGTCATAAGCAAATCTACTCCATCATTAAGGAAACATACTGAGAGAACAGAGAGCTGTTTTCAAAATGTGCATATTAAGCCTTATCATTTTCTCCAAACAAAGCGAAAGCTTACTAAACCATAAAGGCCACCTAGAGACTAATCCCAAGCTTTTAAGAAGCTTGTCATCTTTCACCTACACTATACCATTCATAAAGCTAATCAAACCAGGATCAACGTTTTCACATTTTCATAAAAACACCACCAGAGATTGCGATTAAAAGGATACGTCCAGAACAGCACAAACGACTGCAAAAAAAGAAGATAAAAGCAAGACAGTCATTAGTATGAGCTTGACATGTTGATAGAAAGCACGTATAACTGAGAATATGTCAGAAAAGAAAATGATGGCATACCATGAGTCCACCAAGAAAACCGTCAAAAAGGACACGGTTCCATGAATCAAAGTACAAGTCTGCAGAGAATCCTGCCTTAGCCATGAGTCCAACAGATGTAATCAACATCACCACAAAGTAAAACACAAAACCAGTCAACCCTGTGAATCCAATTATCCCTGCAAGGACTCCAGCTATGATAGACAGAAACGTCCGGCTGCACACAAGACACACAGCATAGTCAAATCAAGAATGATCATCATCTTTTTGAAAAAAACTAGAGAGAGTTGCGGTAATGAGAATCAGAGACCTGTTCTGTATAACTTTCAAATTCTTCTGCAGATTCTCTCCACTGAAGGTTGGTATGTCACTCATGACATCCTTTGACCTCTTCTCAGATGAACCCATTTGAGAGCTAAGCAACACAAAGCAGACAACAAAAACTTCAAATTACACCTAATGTCTGTAGAAAGGAAAGAGCTTTACTTGTTTTTCTGACAAATCCATAACACGAAAACCTAATTTGTATTGAACTGAGCTGAAAGATTAGGACTTTCTAATCGATGTAACGGTTCCATAACATCCCAGCAAATCTAAAGACTTTACGAACAAAACCCACATAATAATCTATGTAAGATTCTTACAACAAACAGATCTAGTTTATCGATCTCATCGTCGATGCAACTGTGGTCAACCGATCTCTTCTTAACTCTATTCTGATCTATTCTGAGATCTATACAAAGATTGAAGAAGGGGATAACAAAACTTACAGTTAGAAACGAGATCAGGAAGATGGATCAAAGTAGCTTGCTTTCTTTGGAGGAGAGAGTATGAGCGAATCTGAGAGAGGGCGAGGAAGAAGAACAAGACGAGAGCTATCTTCTAAAAGCCCATTCAAAGCCTCTTAACAGAGAAAATATAACTTATTTGTTAAAAAAGATTCTTATAAATAAATACTTTGTCTAACATAGTCGGATTTACAGATAATTAGTAAGAGAATAAAAAAAACTGAATAGAATTGCAAACTTTGATCTAATAAGTTGTTTATATTTTTTTAATTTGTTCTAAATTCTAATTGATATAAAATTTGTTGTGAAAAAGTTAGAGACATTTTAATTTGTAGAACATTATCAGTACATGTTTTTGCTTTTAATTAAAAAAAAAATAGAATGCAAAAAAATATATACAAATTAACGATAGCACTAAAACATGCTTTGCCAGATGAGAAATAAAAAAAAAATCACAAAACTATTATAAATAGACTGTAAAATTAATGAATACTAGATTTTGATCCGCGCTTTGTAAGCGGAGATTATTTTATGACGAAAAAATTCACTTATAACTGAACAAATATTTTGTTAATTTGGAAGAATTTTGTGTATTTATTATATTTTTGCATTTAAATCAATGATTTTGAATTCGATACGAACCCACCCACGGTCTAATCGGTTAATCAGGTGATCCGACAATTCGATATAGGTTTTTTAAAATAATCATATTTAAAAATCACTAAAACCTGAGACTAACCGATTGAACTGATGGATGACCGATATATAATCCAATTTGATTTAAATTGTTATAGTTTCATAATTTGTCACCTTTTAATCCAAATTTTTAAAGTTTATTGTTTTACAATTTTATGAAATTATGACGTTTCTAAAAAAATTTGATAGGAAAATGATAGATATAAAATAATTAACAACTATAAATATGTCTTGATCATATTACTCCTTTTTATATAGCTTAATTAATTTTATAATAATTGTTTTGTTCAATTTATCTTGTTAAAAACTATAAAACAAATTGTTATCAATGGCTATATTTGATTTATTAAATCAAATAATTCAATATATTATTTACATTTTTGTGTTTCATATTATGTATCTTTATAATATTTTATGGTGTCTTTTTGACATAGTTAATATACCAAAAATAAATAAACAACCCATAATAATATACATTTTTAAAATTGATTAATTATAATTTATTTTCTAGCTAGATTATAGGAAATATTCTTTAACTAAATTTTACTTAATTTATTGTAGTTCAATTTAGGAAAATGCATTAATTAAACTGTAAAAGACAAGAATACTATAATGTAGATAAATTTATTACTTCAGTGGCATATAATTGTAAATAAGTTGGAAAACTAAGGGGTAATTTATTTTTGTACTTTTATTTTAATAATATAGATGAATAGATTTTCTAATTACCTATTTACCTTCACTAAACATAAAATTGGAATCCATTGAGTAATATATCCTTGTCTTTTAGCTGACTTGTCTTTTGTCCATCTGATTAGTGATTACAGAACCATAAGCTACTTTGCTACGACACAATTTAAAACTGGCCCGTGGTTGAGCTACTCGAAGAGACTGCAACAGAGACAATAGACAGCAGAGAGAGAGAGAGAGAGAGAGAGAGAGAGAGAGAGAGAGCTGTTCTTTGGTTAGTGCTGAGGACGAATGGTTTAGTCATTCAGTTCTGCGACGAGAAAAAGTGTATATTCTCATTAATTTCCTGGTGTAAACGTTTGATGGGTTAAATCGTGCTAATTTGAAATTATGCGGTACTTCATTTATCACGTATTCATGCTGGTGATAAGAAAAACTAGCTAGACCATGTTTTAACATGTTTTTATTTTGTTTTTAAATGAAAACATTACATGGGTATTCATCATATGTTTACAAAAAGTTTTATTTAATTTTGAAATGAAAACATATTACATAATAAAGCCCCAGGTAAAAACAAAATATGTGACTTAATATTCAGGTGGATAATTTTGGTAGAAAAGAACCTCCATCTCTCCAGAAGGCTGCTTCGCTATCAACCTATCTTTACCATATCTATCGTTAGATAAACTGATACTCGTTGCATAAACGTCTGGATAGACACTCTCACCGATAGTAAACTTGTAATATGAGTCAGTCATGTGGATTGAGAACAAACTATCTTCCCTTGACTCAACTCCGTTAAGGACTACTTCACCATTTGCTACTCTCCAAACCCCTGATTCACCGCATTGGCTTGGATTTGCGAACTTGATGCTAAGTTTAGTTGATTCACGTATGACAGTACTGTCTGGTGTTGACGATGGTAATATAAACATAACAGGCGTTGGTGTTATGGTTGGTCTAGTGAACATTACCGGTTGGTGTGGGCATGTTCTGGGATCTGTTGATCTCGCATTCATTCGGCAAACCCACATGTTGTAGTCGGACGACATGAAGCTGATGTAATAGGTAACGTTGGGCAAGACTGGCCCTGCGTCTGCTGAATAAACTACATCGTTCCCTTCTCCAATAACACCAGATGATGTTGTTGTTAAAACGACCAAGAAAGTGATCATGATCAATCGTGATGTTGTCAT
It encodes:
- the LOC106315871 gene encoding ER membrane protein complex subunit 6, which translates into the protein MGSSEKRSKDVMSDIPTFSGENLQKNLKVIQNSRTFLSIIAGVLAGIIGFTGLTGFVFYFVVMLITSVGLMAKAGFSADLYFDSWNRVLFDGFLGGLMSFVLFWTFAYDLVHIF
- the LOC106316867 gene encoding uncharacterized protein LOC106316867; the protein is MTTSRLIMITFLVVLTTTSSGVIGEGNDVVYSADAGPVLPNVTYYISFMSSDYNMWVCRMNARSTDPRTCPHQPVMFTRPTITPTPVMFILPSSTPDSTVIRESTKLSIKFANPSQCGESGVWRVANGEVVLNGVESREDSLFSIHMTDSYYKFTIGESVYPDVYATSISLSNDRYGKDRLIAKQPSGEMEVLFYQNYPPEY